Within the Erigeron canadensis isolate Cc75 chromosome 6, C_canadensis_v1, whole genome shotgun sequence genome, the region tatcgTAGTATCGTCTATTGCTATCGAAGAGCTTTTTGTGCAGAGCTTCATAATAGCCTTCTCATCATGACATATAAGTTTATCATGCATGATATTTTAACACCATAAGTGATATTAAACAATCACTATAACAATACACTTTTCACCAAAAAACAAGAATGCAAGATAGAGTGTTGCAATGTATGCTGTAGGGATATTTGGTTAGTTGATCTACACGAATATATACACAAGAagaaatataacataatattaaGATCTATTGTAtactaaataattattttattatcgaCCCGGCCATAACAATTAGAATAACTATTACGGCAAATCCTTTTGATACGAGATTACCATATATTTTATTGAAATAAATTAGGGTTATATGAAGAAGACTTAAATGGGAGATAGGCTTTACAGACGTAAAAGAATTTTATTCGGAGGCAAGCAGATATGTAGTTATAAAGATTAGGGGTATatatagtagtaataataaaaaattacagATGGCATCATTAGATCATTAGGCAAATATTTAGGTGTGTTTAGTTAATAGATCTCCAAATCATTAGTGTTTTTAGAATCAGAACCTAGGGAAACCATAGATGATGGTGATAAGAGGCAAAGTACTATACAGGATGTAATGTGGACTATAGGAAATATGTGGaagataataattaataaaggtGAGGCTACGATTGTATAGTAGAGAAGGATGAGGTGATTGTTACGGTCAATCAGATAAAGACAAGGTATGTGACAACGTACAAAACAAGCTAATAATAAGACCAAGACTTTGTACGTAATTAAGAAGCTACGATCAAGAGATAAAGGATGAGGTGATTGTTAAGGTAGAGGCGGTCCATGTTCGTGCGAGAAAGCTAGAAAAAAAACTTCAGTTAATGACAAGGTTACAACGTACAAAACAAGCAAAACCAAGTCGGCGAATGGAAATTTTGTCGCAATGGGTCCGTGTTTTGGTTCCGTCCCCATCAGTGCTCCTTCATACATAGCAATGGAATTTATTAGTATAACCTTATGAGTAATCTGAAAtcccaaaacaaattaaatgagTCAAAAAGTAGAAAGAAAGTTTTTCATGGAAtacctttcttttttcttgaGTGTAACGGCATTAATGCTGTTATGGCCTCCAACACTTTCACCGGCCACAAACCATACCGATCATCTTGCACTTCTGGTCATCAAATCAAGCATCACTCATGACCCCCAACATGTTCTTGACTCATGGAACACCTCTTCTCATTTCTGTCAATGGCAAGGTGTTACATGTGGTCGTCGGCATCCTAGAGTCACTCAATTACACCTTGAAGATCGACGCTTTGCTGGTTCACTGTCCCCTCATATTGGAAACTTAAGTTTTCTCAGAGTTTTAAATCTAACGAATAACACCTTCAAAGGTGTAATCCCACCTCAATTAGGAAATTTGTTTAGGTTACAGATACTATATCTCAGCAATAATTCTTTTGAAGGAAAAGTTCCAGCCAGTTTATCAAACTGTACTAGGCTGAACGTTGTTTGGTTGAGTAGAAATAATCTAGTTGGCAAGCTTCCACAACAACTTAGCGCATTGGTGAACCTAATCGGGTTATTCATTCATTATAATGGTTTCACGGGAGGGATACCATCATTCTTTGGAAACCTCACTTCTCTTAAATTCTTATGAGTCGCCGTCAATAATCTAGGCGGGATCATTCCACACACTTTAGGTCAATTGTACAACCTACAAGAAATTTATTTTGGTCTTAACTATCTCTATGGTACGATCCCTGGATCTTTTTACAACTTAACATCTTTAAAAGTTCTTAGCATACAAAATAATTCAATCAGTGGAAGTTTACCTAAAGATATAGGCTTCCAGCTACCTAATCTAGAGCTTTTTTACATCTGGGGTAACAAATTTACCGGAGGCATTCCCTTCTCATTTTCTAATTGTTCAAACTTGTTAAGCCTCCAATTGGGAAAAAATGGTTTTACTGGGAAGGTTAACATAGATTTCAGACATATGTCAAATCTTTTGAATGTTGTGTTACTTTATAACAACCTAGGGAGTTCTGAACCTGATGAGATGAACTTCATCAATTCCATGGTCAATTGTAGCAAACTAAAAACTTTACAATTTGACATGAACCAATTGACTGGAGTTCTACCTAGTTCTATAGGAAATCTCTCATCTCAACTAACATATCTATCATTTTCTGGAAACTTCATTTACGGGACCTTGCCTTCTGGGATTGGGAATCTTGTGAAGTTAGGGCGATTATATATAGAATCAAATCAATTAACTGGGATAGTTCCAGATGAACTTGGAAATCTACAAAACCTTAAATATTTAATCATGTATGACAACTTCTTCATCGGAAACTTTCCAGAATTTATAGGAAACCTGTCATTGCTAGAGTTGAGTTTGGCAAAAAACAAACTAGAGGGTCATATACCTCCCAATCTTGGCAACTGCACAAGTTTGTTGTTGTTGGACCTTTCCATAAACAACCTTACTGGTCCTATACCTGTTGAACTTTTTCAGCTATCATCCCTGTCGATCTATCTAGGTCTTTCTCACAACTATTTAGTTGGACCCCTTCCCCAAGAGATAGGAAAACTCAAAAGTTTGATTGCACTTCATTTGTCACATAATGATCTGGTTGGAGCAATACCAAATGCCATCTCAACCTGCACAAGCCTTGAGTACCTAGATCTGGGGGCCAATTTCTTTCAAGGTCCGATACCTCCCTCAATGAGTGCTTTAAGAGGTATCATCACCCTTAATCTTTCCAATAACAATTTCTCCGGACAAATTCCAAAGTTCTTACAACAACTAAACTTGTCTTCATTGGATTTGTCGTTCAACAATCTTGATGGTGAGGTACCGTCAGAGGGTATTTTCAAGAATGCGAGTTCGATCTCAATTCAAGGGAACAATGGGTTGTGCGGAGGCCTTCCTGAACTTCGCCTGCCCAAATGTGCCATAGTATCAAGGTCAAAGACAGGTTCTAGAACATCACATGTCATTCTAGTTGTCATTCCAATTTGCTCGCTTTTAGTTGTAGCAATGTTTTTGTTCTATCTGTTTTATTGGAAAAGAAAGAAGGCACAAGTACAAGCAGCAACATCAGCTTCATACGTGCAACCGTTTTCAAGGGTTTCTTATGGAAGCATATTCAGAGCTACCAATGAattctctcaacaaaacttgaTTGGTACAGGGGCTTTTAGTGATGTTTATAAGGGTATTCTTGAACCAGCTGATGGAATGGTTGCCATAAAGGTTCTAAAGCTTGGAAACCAAGGAGCTTTGAAGACTTTCGTGATGGAGTGCGAGGCTTTGAAAAACATAAGGCATCGTAATCTTGTGAAAGTCATCACTTCCTGTTCATTCGTTGACTTTCAGGGTAATGATTTCAAAGCTCTTATTTACGAGTTCATGCCAAATGGGAATCTTGAAAGGTGGCTACATCCAAGTTTAGAACAAGAGGTTGATATCGAAAAAGCTCCTCCACGTAGATTGACCCTTCGCCAAAAAGTAACGACTGCTATTGATGTAGCTCATGCCATGCATTACCTCCACCAAGAGTGTGAGGTACCCATAATACACTGTGATTTGAAGCCAAGTAATATCTTACTTGACAGTGACATGGTTGCTCACATTGGTGATTTCGGGCTGGCAAAGTTTCTGCCATTAAAACCACACGAAAGCAGTTCAGTTGGATTGAGAGGGACTATTGGGTATGCACCTCCAGGTAATCCGTTAAATAgaccttttataaaaattatcatatgTATACTTTTGTACAATTGTTAACTAAATGTCGTGTGGTTTAAGAGTATGGCCTTGGAGGTGAGATGACAAAGGAAGGGGATATCTACAGCTTTGGGATACTCTTATTAGAGATGATAACGGGAAAAAGACCCACGGACCGACTTTTCCAAGAAGGATTGAACCTCCATAGCTATGTGACGATGTCCTTGCCTGATGGTCTAATGGAAATAATTGAACCGACACTATTGCCTATTGTTGAAGAAAGGGAGACGTTGGAAGAGATTATGATTTTATTGGCAAGAATTGGGTTGGCATGCTCCTTGAAATCTCCGAAAGAGAGAATGAACTCAAGCAAAATCCTCCAAGAGTTGCATCACATCGATGGACTCTTCTGAAGTTGTCTAAAATATGATTGTAAGATTGCACACAAAAGGGTGGTGGTGTAGTTGGCTAGCTCGTATATCCTATCCTGAGCTCCAGAGTTCGAGCCTTTGCCTCTTCATATATCctttttgtgttatttaatgtttttaaagtGTCTTTCATGTAATACTACTTTAATAATACCACCAATACTGGTGTTGTCTTTCTTATTATATGCTCAAATTCATGTAATACCTTTTCCAATCATATACTTAGAGCATGATACCCACCAAAGTATCGATGATTTAAGGTTGTCGTTTTGGTCATGAAAGAACTCTCCAATGTTCGacttgaaatataatatataaatcgtGATCCAGATTTTAAAGCAGTTTTGCGGAAATGCAAATGAATGcattaattcaaaataatagAATACATTTATGATGTTTTCCGGGGTTGTAGCCTTCttgaaacaatatatataaagtgttcATTGCTACACATAATTAACGTAGCcctagtttttaaattttaaatcatgtTGGCGGTAATGATGCAAACTAATAgcgacttttaaaaaaatagagttCATTGCTACATATAATAAATGCATATAAAGATGAAGTTTAAATATCATTTGAACAAATTTAATTTATGGGACCTTGCCTTCTGGGATTGGGAATCTTGTGAAGTTagagaaattatatataagctCTAATCAGTTAACAGGGATACTTCCAAGTAAACTTGGTAATCTACAAAATCTTAAATCTGTATACATGAATGACAACTTCTTCACAGGGAACTTTCCAAAGTTTATAGGAAACCCGTCATTGCTAGAGTTGAGTTTGGCAGAAAACATATTAAAAGGACATATACCTCCCAACCTTAGCAACTTCAGGGGTTTGTTGACGTTGGACCTATCCATAAACAATCTTACTGGCCCTATACCCCTTGAACTTTTTCAGCTATCATCCCTGTCGATGATACTAGATCTTTCTCACAACTATTTAGTTGGACCCCTTCCCCAAGAGATAGGAAAACTCAAAAGTTTGGCGGCACTTGATCTGTCACACAATGATCTGGTTGGAGCAATACCAAATGCCATCGCAAGCTGCACAAGCCTTGAGCACCTAAATCTGAGTGCCAATTCCTTTCAAGGTCCGATACTTCCCTCAATGAGTGTTCTAAGAGGTATCGTCGACCTTAATCTTTCCAGTAACAACTTCTCGGGACAAATACCAAAATTCTTTGAGCAACTAAACTTGTCTTCATTGGATTTGTTGTTCAACAATCTTGATGGCGAGGTACCGTTGGAAGGTATTTTCACGAATGCAAGTTTGATCTCGATTCAGGGGAACAATGGGCTATGTGGAGGCCTTCCTGAACTTCGCTTACCCAAATGTGTCACAGTATCAAGGTCAAAGACAGGTTCTAGAACATCACATGTTATTCTAGTTTTCATTCCAATTTGCTCGCTTTTAGTTTTAGCAATATTTTTGTTCTATCTGTTTTATTGGAAAAAAAGGAAGGCACATGCACAACCAGCACCAAAAGACTTATACGTGAAACCGTTATCAAGAGTTTCTTATGGAAGCATACTCAGAGCTACCAATGATTTTTCTCAACAAAACTTGATTGGGATAGGGGCTTTTAGTGTTGTTTATGAGGGTGTGCTTGAACCAACTGATGGAATGGTTGTCAGAAAGGTTCTAAAGCTTGGAAACTAAGGAGCTTTGAAGAGTTTCGTGATGGAGTGCGAGGCTTTGAAAAACATAAGGCATCGTAATCTTGTAAAAGTCATTATCTCCTGTTCATTCGTTGACTTTCAGGGTAATGATTTCAAAGCTCTTATTTACGAGTTCATGCCAAATGGGAATCTTGAAAGGTGGCTACATCCAAGTTTAGAACAAGAGGTTGATATCGAAAAAGCTCCTCCACGTAGATTGACCCTTCGCCAAAAAGTAATGACTGCTATTGATGTAGCTCATGCCATGCACTACCTCCACCAAGAGTGTGAGGTTCCCATTATTCACTGTGATCTGAAGCCAAGCAATATCTTACTTGACAGTGACATGGTTGCTCACATTGGTGATTTCGCGCTGGCAAAGTTTCTGCCATTAAAACCACACAAAAGTAGTTCAGTTGGATTAAGAGGGACTATCGGGTATGCACCTCCAGGTCAGTTAAACAGAACTTTCAAAgtaattttcaaatatattatgtAGTATTTGGTACGATTGCTAACTGAATGTCGTATGTGGTTTTAGAGTATGGTCTTGGAGGTGAGATGACAAAAGAAGGGGATATTTACGGCTTTGGGATATTGTTATTAGAGATGATAACAGAAAAGAGACCAACAGACCGCATTTTCCAAGATGGATTGAACCTCCATGGCTATGTGACAATGGCTTTGCCTGATCGTCTAATAGAGATATATGAACCGGTACTATTGTCTGTCATTGAGGGTGCAAATGTCAGCCATGAGGATGAAGCTAAAA harbors:
- the LOC122604581 gene encoding putative receptor-like protein kinase At3g47110, translating into MSNLLNVVLLYNNLGSSEPDEMNFINSMVNCSKLKTLQFDMNQLTGVLPSSIGNLSSQLTYLSFSGNFIYGTLPSGIGNLVKLGRLYIESNQLTGIVPDELGNLQNLKYLIMYDNFFIGNFPEFIGNLSLLELSLAKNKLEGHIPPNLGNCTSLLLLDLSINNLTGPIPVELFQLSSLSIYLGLSHNYLVGPLPQEIGKLKSLIALHLSHNDLVGAIPNAISTCTSLEYLDLGANFFQGPIPPSMSALRGIITLNLSNNNFSGQIPKFLQQLNLSSLDLSFNNLDGEVPSEGIFKNASSISIQGNNGLCGGLPELRLPKCAIVSRSKTGSRTSHVILVVIPICSLLVVAMFLFYLFYWKRKKAQVQAATSASYVQPFSRVSYGSIFRATNEFSQQNLIGTGAFSDVYKGILEPADGMVAIKVLKLGNQGALKTFVMECEALKNIRHRNLVKVITSCSFVDFQGNDFKALIYEFMPNGNLERWLHPSLEQEVDIEKAPPRRLTLRQKVTTAIDVAHAMHYLHQECEVPIIHCDLKPSNILLDSDMVAHIGDFGLAKFLPLKPHESSSVGLRGTIGYAPPEYGLGGEMTKEGDIYSFGILLLEMITGKRPTDRLFQEGLNLHSYVTMSLPDGLMEIIEPTLLPIVEERETLEEIMILLARIGLACSLKSPKERMNSSKILQELHHIDGLF